The following are from one region of the Corylus avellana chromosome ca1, CavTom2PMs-1.0 genome:
- the LOC132176620 gene encoding ATP-dependent 6-phosphofructokinase 5, chloroplastic-like: MHASLASGQIDICLIHEVSFNLHGPHGVLSHLKYLIETKGSAVICVAEGARQNFIQKTNAKDASGNIVFGDFGVHIQQEVGGCILTNFMWSSSLHDS, encoded by the exons ATGCATGCATCCCTAGCTAGtggacaaattgacatatgtttgattcatgag gtatcttttaatttgcacgggcctcatggtgttttgagtcatctgaaatacctgattgagacaaagggttcggctgttatttgtgtcgcagagggagcacggcag aattttattcagaaaactaatgctaaagatgcgtctgggaacattgtatttggagatttcggtgtccacattcaacaagaggttggtggttgtattttgactaatttcatgtggtcttcatctctccatgactcttga